One Pseudopipra pipra isolate bDixPip1 chromosome 28, bDixPip1.hap1, whole genome shotgun sequence genomic region harbors:
- the NEFM gene encoding neurofilament medium polypeptide, translating into MSYTMEPLGNPSYRRVTETRATYSRASASPSSGFRSQSWSRGSGSTVSSSYKRPNLGGPRAAYGSTVLSSADSLDVSQSSLLNGAAELKLSRSNEKEQLQGLNDRFAGYIEKVHYLEQQNKEIEAELAALRQKHAGRAQLSDAYEQELRELRGALEQVSHEKAQIQLDSEHIEEDIQRLRERFEDEARLRDETEATIRALRKEMEEASLMRAELDKKVQSLQDEVAFLRGNHEEEVAELLAQLQASHATVERKDYLKTDLTTALKEIRAQLECQSDHNMHQAEEWFKCRYAKLTEAAEQNKEAIRSAKEEIAEYRRQLQSKSIELESVRGTKESLERQLSDIEERHNNDLTTYQDTIHQLENELRGTKWEMARHLREYQDLLNVKMALDIEIAAYRKLLEGEETRFSAFSGSITGPIFTHRQPSVTIASTKIQKTKIEPPKLKVQHKFVEEIIEETKVEDEKAEMEDALAAMAEEMAAKAQQEEQEEEKAEEAAAEEEAVSEKAAEEEEKEEEEAEEEEEAAKSDAAEEGGSEKEEIEEKEEGEEAEEEEEEAEAKGKAEEVAAKAEKVKTPPSKSPPKSPPKSPVTEPAKAAPKEKPAEAAKEAKVEKAEKAAKEEEKAASPEKAATPKVTSPEKAATPEKAATPEKAEKAVALEKLTPEKSRSPEKAASPEKPRTPEKPVSPEKPRSPEKPHTPEKAPSPEKAPSPVKDAKAVVEETVTITKVTKVSAEAEKESRKEDIAVNGEVEDKKEEESKEKEEEDKGVVTNGLDVSPIEDKGEKVVVTKKVEKITGEGGDGGPTFVTKSVTVTQKVEEHEESFEEKLVSTKKVEKVTSHAVVKEIKETE; encoded by the exons ATGAGCTACACCATGGAGCCCCTGGGCAACCCCTCGTACCGCCGGGTCACCGAGACCCGGGCCACCTACAGCCGCGCCAGCGCCTCCCCGTCCAGCGGCTTCCGCTCGCAGTCCTGGTCGCGGGGCTCGGGCAGCACCGTGTCCTCCTCCTACAAGCGCCCCAACCTCGGGGGCCCGCGGGCCGCCTACGGCTCCACCGTGCTGAGCTCCGCCGACAGCCTGGACGTGAGCCAGTCCTCGCTGCTCAACGGCGCGGCCGAGCTCAAGCTGAGCCGCTCCAACGagaaggagcagctgcaggggctCAACGACCGCTTCGCCGGCTACATCGAGAAGGTGCATTacctggagcagcagaacaAGGAGATCGAGGCGGAGCTGGCGGCGCTGCGGCAGAAACACGCCGGGCGGGCTCAGCTGAGCGACGCCTACGAGCAGGAGCTGCGGGAGCTGCGCGGGGCCCTGGAGCAGGTGAGCCACGAGAAGGCGCAGATCCAGCTGGACTCGGAGCACATCGAGGAGGACATCCAGCGCCTGCGGGAGCGCTTCGAGGATGAGGCGCGGCTGCGCGACGAGACGGAGGCGACGATCCGCGCCCTGCGCAAGGAGATGGAGGAGGCCTCGCTGATGCGGGCGGAGCTGGACAAGAAGGTGCAGTCGCTGCAGGACGAGGTGGCCTTCCTGCGGGGCAACCACGAGGAGGAGGTGGCCGAGCTGCTGGCGCAGCTCCAGGCGTCCCACGCCACCGTGGAGAGGAAGGACTACCTGAAGACCGACCTGACGACGGCGCTGAAGGAGATCCGCGCCCAGCTGGAGTGCCAGTCCGACCACAACATGCACCAGGCCGAGGAGTGGTTCAAGTGCCGCTACGCCAAGCTCACGGAGGCGGCCGAGCAGAACAAGGAGGCGATCCGCTCCGCCAAGGAGGAGATCGCCGAGTACCGCCGCCAGCTGCAGTCCAAGAGCATCGAGCTGGAGTCGGTGCGCGGCACCAAGGAGTCGCTGGAGCGGCAGCTCAGCGACATCGAGGAGCGCCACAACAACGACCTCACCACCTACCAG GACACGATTCACCAGCTGGAAAACGAGCTCAGAGGAACGAAGTGGGAAATGGCACGTCACTTGAGGGAATACCAGGACCTCCTCAATGTCAAGATGGCCCTGGACATTGAAATTGCTGCATACAG GAAGCTACTGGAGGGTGAAGAGACAAGATTCAGTGCCTTCTCTGGAAGCATCACCGGTCCCATATTCACACACAGACAACCATCTGTCACAATAGCATCCACCAaaatccagaaaacaaaaattgaaCCGCCAAAGCTGAAGGTCCAGCACAAGTTTGTAGAAGAAATCATCGAAGAGACGAAGGTGGAGGATGAAAAGGCCGAAATGGAAGATGCCCTGGCAGCCATGGCAGAAGAAATGGCAGCCAAggcacagcaggaagagcaggaggaagaaaaggcagaagaagcagctgcagaggaagaggCTGTTTCTGAGAAAGcagctgaggaagaagagaaggaggaagaggaagcagaggaggaagaagaagctGCAAAATCTGACGCAGCGGAAGAAGGTGGCTCCGAAAAAGAAGAAATcgaggaaaaggaagaaggggaggaggccgaggaagaggaggaagaagctgAGGCCAAGGGCAAGGCCGAAGAGGTGGCAGCAAAGGCAGAGAAGGTCAAAACACCTCCCTCAAAGTCACCCCCTAAATCCCCCCCTAAATCCCCCGTAACAGAGCCGGCCAAGGCCGCCCCGAAGGAAAAACCCGCGGAAGCGGCGAAGGAAGCGAAGGTGGAGAAAGCTGAGAAAGCAgccaaggaggaggagaaagcagCATCCCCTGAGAAAGCTGCCACCCCAAAGGTAACCTCCCCGGAGAAAGCTGCCACCCCTGAGAAAGCTGCCACCCCGGAGAAGGCGGAGAAGGCGGTGGCCCTGGAGAAGCTGACGCCAGAGAAGTCGCGCTCCCCCGAGAAGGCGGCGAGCCCGGAGAAGCCCCGCACGCCCGAAAAGCCTGTGAGCCCAGAGAAGCCCCGCTCCCCAGAGAAGCCCCACACCCCAGAGAAAGCTCCCTCCCCGGAGAAAGCCCCCTCCCCGGTCAAGGATGCCAAGGCTGTGGTGGAGGAGACCGTCACCATCACAAAGGTAACGAAAGTCAGCGCCGAGGCCGAGAAGGAGTCCAGGAAAGAGGACATCGCGGTCAACGGGGAGGTGGAGGACAAGAAGGAAGAGGAGtccaaggagaaggaggaggaggacaaggGGGTCGTCACCAACGGCCTGGACGTGAGTCCCATCGAGGACAAGGGGGAGAAGGTTGTGGTGACCAAAAAGGTGGAGAAGATCACGGGGGAAGGAGGGGACGGCGGGCCCACCTTCGTCACCAAGTCGGTGACCGTCACCCAGAAGGTGGAGGAGCACGAGGAGAGCTTCGAGGAGAAACTGGTGTCCACCAAGAAGGTGGAGAAAGTCACCTCACATGCCGTAGTAAAAGAGATCAAAGAGACcgaataa